CGGGATAAACTCCGCGACGAAGCAATCTAAATTTGCCATTATGCAGACTTTTATCTCACTGGAGAATATCACCAAGACCTACCGGTTGGGCGAGGTGGATATCCCGGCCTTGAGGGGCGTTTCGCTTACTATTAAAGAAGGTGATTTTATCGCTATCATGGGCGCTTCGGGCTCGGGCAAGACCACCCTGATGAATATCATCGGTTGCCTGGACAAGCCGACCAACGGCCGATATCTAATAGAAGGCACGGATATCGCCACGCTCAGCCGGGACGAACTGGCCCGCATCCGCAACAAGAAAATCGGGTTCGTATTCCAGAACTTCAATCTCCTGGCCCGGACCTCGGCCTTGGAGAACGTGGAACTGCCCCTGTTTTACGGCAGTTCATTAACCGGCAAGGAAAGGCACAGGCGGGCCAAGGCCATACTGGAGCAGCTGGGCTTGGGCGACCGGATCAGGCACTATTCCAGCCAGTTGTCCGGCGGCCAGCAGCAGCGGGTAGCCATTGCCCGGGCCCTGGTCAACCAACCCAAATTCCTGCTGGCCGACGAACCGACCGGGAATCTCGACTCCAAGTCCAGCAAGGAAATAATGGAGATAGTCCGCACCCTAAACGAACAGGGACTGACGATAGTGATGATTACCCACGAACCTGATATCGCGGAATTCGCCAGAAAGAGATTCCAGATGAAGGACGGCGTGATAATATGAATATATTTATTTCCCAGCGTATTGCATTAAGGGCGTTGATGCGCAACAAGGCCCGCTCGGTGCTGACCATCATCGGCATCATCATCGGGATTGCCGCGGTAATTACGGTGATTGCGGTGGGCCAGGGCGCAACCACGATGATTAAAGAGCAGATAAAAAGCATGGGCAACAACGTCCTGATGATATTCCCGGGCAGCGCCACCAGCGGCGGACTCCATTATGGAGCCGGAAGCCGGTCCACCCTGACCATCAAGGATTGCGAGGCCATCGCCCGGGAATGCGGTTCGGCCCTGGCGGTTTCTCCGATGATCAGGGTGGGCGGGCCGCGCGGCCAGATTGTCTACAAGGAAAAAAACTGGCGCACCAGCGTTCAGGGTATCGGTATGGATTACCTGACCATCCGGAGTTTGTCCATGGCGCAGGGCGAATTCTTTACCGAATCGGATATCAATAATGCGGTCAAGAACTGCATACTCGGCCAGGGCGTGGCGGAGAACCTGTTCAGCGAAGAAGAAAGAGAAAATGTGGTCGGGAAAATAATTCGGATATCCAACACGCCTTTCAAGGTCGTCGGGATGCTGGAAAAAAAGGGCGCCTCGGCCTTCGGCCAGGACCAGGACGACGTAATTCTGGTGCCCTGGACCACGGCCAGTCGGATTCTCCAGGGCTCCTCATTCAATAATGTCGACCATATCCTGGTCAGTTCCACCTCCACCGAGATGATACCCAAGACCAAGAAAGAGGTAACGGAGCTCCTGCGCCAGCGCCATAACATTATGGAAGGCGCCGAGGATGATTTCACTATCCGCGACATGACCGAACTGACCGAGATGGTTACCTCAACGTCAAGATTGATGACGATTTTGCTGGCGATTATCGCATCCATTTCTTTAATTGTTGGTGGAATCGGGATAATGAATATTATGCTCGTTTCGGTGACCGAACGGACCAGGGAAATCGGCATCCGGATGGCCATCGGCGCCCGGGCCAAGGATATCCTGCTCCAGTTCCTGGTTGAGTCGGCCATCCTCTCGTCCATCGGGGGAATCTTCGGGATAATTCTGGGCGCGTCGGCGGCCAAGATTATCTCAGGTTTTACTAACTGGCCGGTTTCGGTCTCGCTGGCTTCGGTCATCATTGCGGTCTTGTTCTCGGCCAGTGTCGGAATCTTCTTCGGATTCTGGCCGGCCTGGAAGGCCTCGCGACTGGATCCGATTGAGGCGTTGCGCTATGAATAGATTAATTTTGGCTTTACTGTTTCTGACCGGCATCCTGTTGTCGCCGGTAAACGGCGATACAACTGACACCCTTCTCGACACCGAGGAAACGCCTGACCTGACCACGCCTGATTCGGTGATTCGCTCTCAGATTTATATGATGGACCGCAAGGTCCAGGCCGTCCAGATTGAGATTCAGACTATTAAGGCGCAACTGATG
The genomic region above belongs to Planctomycetota bacterium and contains:
- a CDS encoding ABC transporter permease; amino-acid sequence: MNIFISQRIALRALMRNKARSVLTIIGIIIGIAAVITVIAVGQGATTMIKEQIKSMGNNVLMIFPGSATSGGLHYGAGSRSTLTIKDCEAIARECGSALAVSPMIRVGGPRGQIVYKEKNWRTSVQGIGMDYLTIRSLSMAQGEFFTESDINNAVKNCILGQGVAENLFSEEERENVVGKIIRISNTPFKVVGMLEKKGASAFGQDQDDVILVPWTTASRILQGSSFNNVDHILVSSTSTEMIPKTKKEVTELLRQRHNIMEGAEDDFTIRDMTELTEMVTSTSRLMTILLAIIASISLIVGGIGIMNIMLVSVTERTREIGIRMAIGARAKDILLQFLVESAILSSIGGIFGIILGASAAKIISGFTNWPVSVSLASVIIAVLFSASVGIFFGFWPAWKASRLDPIEALRYE
- a CDS encoding ABC transporter ATP-binding protein; this encodes MQTFISLENITKTYRLGEVDIPALRGVSLTIKEGDFIAIMGASGSGKTTLMNIIGCLDKPTNGRYLIEGTDIATLSRDELARIRNKKIGFVFQNFNLLARTSALENVELPLFYGSSLTGKERHRRAKAILEQLGLGDRIRHYSSQLSGGQQQRVAIARALVNQPKFLLADEPTGNLDSKSSKEIMEIVRTLNEQGLTIVMITHEPDIAEFARKRFQMKDGVII